Proteins encoded together in one Streptomyces sp. NBC_01216 window:
- a CDS encoding bifunctional SulP family inorganic anion transporter/carbonic anhydrase codes for MPLCTPRNTTSQNTEGKTTDGAGTRRRGARSRFHGPHSPPGGGRRFHIAGADLSASVAVFLIALPLSLGIALATGAPLQAGLVAAAAGGLVAGRLGGAPLQVSGPAAGLTVVTAELIQTYGWRTTCAITVLAGLAQAALAALKVARSALAVSPAIVHGMIAGIGVTIALAQLHIVLGGTPQSSAVDNALGLPAQLADAHPAALVISLLTIGVLLLWPRLPGRAGRRVGRVPAALAAVAAATVLAEVAGIGVPRVDLPSWSNHALPGLPEGPVLGVAAGVLTITLVTSVQSLLSAVAVDKLVAARSDRGHGVPRSRLDRELAGQGAANVVSGALGGLPVAGVAVRSVANVSAGAVSRNSTMLHGLWIVLAALFLVPVLDLIPLPALAALVMVVGIQMVNITHIRSVTRHREVLVYAVTLSGVVLIGILQGVALGILVAVAVAMRRLAKTRITHEEREGEHLVRVRGQLTFIAVPRLSRALHQLPAGGRVVVELDGSFMDHAAYETLHDWQASHLRHGGAVEVTGPSGARIAGPSAESHGCCRPWTPWRNHRCGERPALETPQATGHRLASGIGQFQRDTAPLMRGELARLAREGQRPSQLFLTCADSRLVTSMITASGPGDLFTVRNVGNLVPRPGEESGDDSVAAAIEYAVEVLGVESITVCGHSGCGAMQALLGSRPDAPQTPLHRWLRHGRPSLERMASRRHAWARISGRLPADAVEQLCLTNVVQQLEHLRAHDAVARRLADGTLTLHGMYFHVGEAQAYLLADPAEAHGYDDVFDRVPPDAPGAPREAAAARAS; via the coding sequence ATGCCCCTCTGCACACCCCGAAACACGACCTCTCAGAACACCGAAGGCAAAACCACCGACGGTGCCGGCACCCGCCGGCGCGGCGCCCGCTCCCGGTTCCACGGGCCCCACAGCCCGCCTGGCGGGGGGCGCCGCTTCCACATCGCCGGCGCGGACCTGTCCGCGTCCGTCGCCGTCTTCCTCATCGCGCTGCCGCTCTCCCTCGGCATCGCCCTCGCCACCGGAGCGCCGCTCCAGGCCGGACTGGTGGCAGCCGCCGCCGGGGGCCTCGTGGCCGGCCGGCTCGGCGGAGCGCCGCTCCAGGTCAGCGGTCCCGCCGCGGGTCTCACCGTGGTCACCGCCGAACTCATCCAGACCTACGGCTGGCGCACCACCTGCGCCATCACCGTCCTCGCCGGTCTCGCCCAGGCCGCCCTGGCCGCCCTGAAGGTGGCACGGTCCGCGCTCGCTGTGTCCCCCGCGATCGTGCACGGCATGATCGCGGGCATCGGCGTCACCATCGCCCTGGCCCAACTCCACATCGTGCTCGGCGGGACCCCCCAGAGCTCCGCCGTCGACAACGCCCTGGGTCTGCCCGCCCAGTTGGCCGATGCGCACCCGGCCGCCCTGGTGATCAGTCTGCTCACCATCGGCGTCCTCCTGCTGTGGCCGCGCCTGCCCGGCCGAGCCGGGCGACGGGTGGGCCGGGTTCCGGCCGCGCTGGCCGCCGTGGCGGCGGCCACAGTGCTCGCCGAGGTCGCCGGAATCGGCGTCCCCCGCGTGGACCTGCCGTCCTGGAGCAACCACGCCCTGCCCGGCCTGCCCGAGGGCCCGGTTCTCGGAGTCGCCGCGGGCGTGCTCACCATCACGCTGGTCACGAGCGTGCAGTCGCTGTTGTCCGCCGTCGCCGTCGACAAACTGGTGGCGGCCCGGTCCGACCGGGGCCACGGTGTCCCGCGATCGCGTCTCGACCGCGAACTCGCGGGCCAGGGCGCGGCGAACGTCGTGTCCGGCGCTCTCGGCGGACTGCCGGTGGCCGGCGTCGCCGTGCGCAGCGTCGCCAACGTCTCGGCGGGTGCGGTCAGCCGCAACTCCACGATGCTGCACGGGTTGTGGATCGTGCTCGCCGCGCTCTTCCTGGTCCCCGTACTCGACCTGATCCCGCTGCCCGCGCTCGCCGCGCTGGTGATGGTCGTCGGCATCCAGATGGTGAACATCACACACATCCGCAGCGTGACCCGGCACCGTGAAGTCCTGGTCTACGCGGTGACGCTGAGCGGCGTCGTGCTCATCGGGATCCTGCAGGGCGTCGCCCTCGGCATCCTCGTCGCCGTCGCCGTCGCGATGCGGCGCCTGGCCAAGACCCGCATCACCCACGAGGAGCGGGAGGGCGAGCATCTGGTCCGCGTCCGAGGCCAGTTGACCTTCATCGCGGTTCCCCGGCTGAGCCGGGCCCTCCATCAGCTGCCGGCGGGGGGAAGGGTCGTGGTCGAGCTGGACGGTTCCTTCATGGACCACGCCGCGTACGAGACGCTGCACGACTGGCAGGCGAGCCACCTGCGGCACGGCGGTGCGGTCGAGGTGACCGGACCGTCCGGCGCGAGGATCGCCGGACCGAGCGCCGAGTCGCACGGCTGTTGTCGCCCCTGGACGCCCTGGCGCAACCACCGCTGCGGGGAACGCCCGGCCCTCGAGACTCCGCAAGCCACCGGGCACCGGCTGGCGAGCGGCATCGGCCAGTTCCAGCGCGATACCGCGCCGCTGATGCGCGGCGAGCTCGCGCGGCTCGCCCGCGAGGGGCAGCGCCCTTCGCAGCTCTTCCTCACCTGTGCCGACTCACGGCTCGTCACGAGCATGATCACCGCCAGTGGTCCGGGAGACCTTTTCACCGTGCGGAACGTCGGCAATCTGGTGCCACGGCCCGGCGAGGAGAGCGGGGACGACTCGGTGGCGGCGGCGATCGAGTACGCGGTGGAGGTGCTGGGGGTCGAGTCGATCACCGTCTGCGGACACTCCGGCTGCGGAGCGATGCAGGCCCTGCTCGGCAGTCGACCGGACGCACCGCAGACGCCCTTGCACCGGTGGCTGCGGCACGGCCGGCCCAGCCTGGAGCGGATGGCGAGCCGTCGCCACGCCTGGGCGCGGATCTCCGGGCGGCTGCCCGCCGACGCGGTCGAACAGCTCTGCCTGACCAACGTGGTCCAGCAGTTGGAGCACCTGCGGGCGCACGACGCGGTCGCCCGGCGGCTCGCCGACGGCACACTGACGCTGCACGGCATGTACTTCCATGTGGGCGAGGCCCAGGCGTATCTGTTGGCCGACCCGGCCGAGGCGCACGGCTATGACGACGTCTTCGACCGGGTCCCGCCGGACGCGCCCGGTGCCCCGCGGGAGGCAGCGGCCGCCCGCGCGTCCTGA
- a CDS encoding ATP-binding protein has product MKIAFVGKGGSGKTTLSSLFIRHLAANEAHVIAVDADINQHLAAALGLDEPEAAGMPAMGAHLPLIKEYLRGSNPRIASADTMIKTTPPGGGSRLLGVREDNPVYEACARTVRLDDGDIRLMATGPFTESDLGVACYHSKVGAVELCLNHLVDGVDEYVVVDMTAGSDSFASGMFTRFDMTFLVAEPTRKGVSVYRQYKEYARDFDIALGVVGNKVQGQDDLDFLRAEVGEDLLVTVGHSDWVRAMEKGRPPRFELLEADNRMALQALQNAADDSYGRRDWERYTRQMVYFHLRNAESWGNAKTGADLAAQVDPGFVLSEGLGAAQPA; this is encoded by the coding sequence ATGAAGATCGCTTTCGTAGGGAAGGGCGGCAGCGGGAAGACGACGCTGTCCTCGCTCTTCATCCGCCATCTCGCCGCCAATGAAGCCCATGTCATCGCGGTGGACGCCGACATCAACCAGCATCTCGCAGCCGCGCTCGGGCTCGACGAGCCGGAAGCGGCGGGGATGCCCGCGATGGGCGCGCACCTGCCGCTCATCAAGGAGTACCTGCGCGGGTCCAACCCGCGGATCGCCTCCGCCGACACCATGATCAAGACGACCCCGCCCGGCGGAGGCTCGCGGCTGCTGGGGGTGCGCGAGGACAACCCGGTGTACGAGGCGTGCGCCCGGACCGTCCGGCTGGACGACGGCGACATCCGACTGATGGCGACGGGCCCGTTCACCGAGTCCGACCTCGGGGTGGCCTGCTACCACTCGAAGGTCGGCGCGGTCGAGCTGTGCCTGAACCATCTGGTCGACGGCGTGGACGAGTACGTCGTGGTCGACATGACGGCCGGCTCCGACTCGTTCGCCTCCGGGATGTTCACCCGCTTCGACATGACGTTCCTGGTCGCCGAACCGACCCGCAAGGGCGTCTCGGTCTACCGCCAGTACAAGGAGTACGCGCGCGACTTCGACATCGCGCTCGGAGTGGTCGGCAACAAGGTGCAGGGCCAGGACGACCTGGACTTCCTGCGCGCGGAGGTCGGCGAGGACCTGCTGGTGACGGTGGGCCACTCGGACTGGGTCCGCGCGATGGAGAAGGGTCGTCCGCCCCGCTTCGAACTCCTTGAGGCGGACAACCGGATGGCACTCCAGGCCCTCCAGAACGCCGCGGACGACTCCTACGGCCGGCGCGACTGGGAGCGCTACACGCGCCAGATGGTCTACTTCCACCTGCGGAACGCGGAGAGCTGGGGCAACGCGAAGACCGGGGCCGATCTGGCGGCGCAGGTCGACCCCGGGTTCGTGCTGAGCGAGGGACTCGGCGCGGCCCAGCCGGCCTGA
- the acs gene encoding acetate--CoA ligase codes for MSNESLANLLKEERRFAPPTELAAHANVTAEAYERAAADRLGFWAEQAKGLSWATEPTETLDWSNPPFAKWFADGTLNVAYNCVDRHVEAGNGDRVAIHFEGEPGDSRALTYAELKDEVSRAANALTELGVTKGDRVAIYLPMIPEAVVSMLACARIGAAHSVVFGGFSADAIATRIEDADAKVVITADGGYRRGKPSALKPAVDEALKRVDRVRNVLVVRRTGQSLEEAGGTWTEGRDVWWDDIVTRQSADHTPEAFEAEHPLFILYTSGTTGKPKGILHTSGGYLTQAAYTHHAVFDLKPETDVYWCTADIGWVTGHSYITYGPLANGATQVMYEGTPDTPHQGRFWEIVQKYGVTILYTAPTAIRTFMKWGDDIPAKFDLSSLRLLGSVGEPINPEAWIWYREHIGAGKTPIVDTWWQTETGAMMISPLPGVTATKPGSAQRGLPGIAATVVDDEANEVPDGGGGYLVLTEPWPSMLRTIWGDDQRFIDTYWSRFEGMYFAGDGAKKDEDGDIWLLGRVDDVMLVSGHNISTTEVESALVSHPSVAEAAVVGAADETTGQAIVAFVILRGTASENADLVAELRNHVGATLGPIAKPKQILPVAELPKTRSGKIMRRLLRDVAENRQLGDVTTLTDSSVMDLIQTKLPSTSSED; via the coding sequence GTGAGCAACGAAAGCCTGGCCAACCTGCTCAAGGAAGAGCGGCGGTTCGCGCCGCCGACCGAGCTGGCCGCGCACGCCAACGTGACGGCGGAGGCGTACGAGCGGGCCGCGGCGGACAGGCTTGGCTTCTGGGCCGAGCAGGCGAAAGGGCTCAGCTGGGCCACCGAGCCGACCGAGACCCTCGACTGGTCGAACCCGCCGTTCGCGAAGTGGTTCGCCGACGGCACGCTCAACGTGGCGTACAACTGCGTCGACCGGCACGTCGAGGCGGGAAACGGTGACCGCGTCGCCATCCACTTCGAGGGAGAACCCGGCGACAGCCGCGCCCTCACCTACGCGGAGCTCAAGGACGAGGTCTCCAGGGCCGCCAACGCCCTGACCGAACTGGGCGTCACGAAGGGCGACCGGGTCGCGATCTACCTCCCGATGATCCCCGAGGCCGTCGTCTCGATGCTGGCCTGCGCCCGCATCGGCGCCGCGCACTCGGTGGTCTTCGGCGGCTTCTCGGCCGACGCCATCGCCACCCGTATCGAGGACGCCGACGCCAAGGTCGTCATCACCGCCGACGGCGGCTACCGCCGCGGCAAGCCCTCCGCGCTCAAGCCCGCCGTCGACGAGGCGCTGAAGCGGGTCGACCGCGTGCGCAACGTGCTCGTCGTCCGCCGTACCGGGCAGTCGCTCGAGGAGGCGGGGGGCACCTGGACCGAGGGCCGGGACGTCTGGTGGGACGACATCGTCACCCGGCAGTCCGCCGACCACACCCCGGAGGCGTTCGAGGCCGAGCACCCGCTCTTCATCCTCTACACCTCCGGCACCACGGGTAAGCCGAAGGGGATCCTGCACACCTCGGGCGGGTACCTCACTCAGGCCGCGTACACCCACCACGCCGTGTTCGACCTCAAGCCGGAGACCGACGTCTACTGGTGCACCGCCGACATCGGCTGGGTGACCGGGCATTCGTACATCACCTACGGACCGCTGGCCAACGGCGCGACACAGGTCATGTACGAGGGAACCCCGGACACCCCGCACCAGGGCCGCTTCTGGGAGATCGTCCAGAAGTACGGCGTCACGATCCTCTACACGGCGCCCACCGCGATCCGCACCTTCATGAAGTGGGGCGACGACATCCCCGCGAAGTTCGACCTGTCCAGCCTGCGGCTGCTGGGCTCCGTCGGCGAGCCGATCAACCCCGAGGCATGGATCTGGTACCGGGAGCACATCGGCGCCGGGAAGACCCCGATCGTGGACACCTGGTGGCAGACCGAGACCGGCGCGATGATGATCTCGCCGCTGCCCGGGGTCACCGCGACCAAGCCGGGCTCCGCCCAGCGGGGCCTGCCCGGCATCGCGGCGACCGTCGTGGACGACGAGGCCAACGAGGTCCCGGACGGAGGCGGCGGCTACCTGGTCCTGACCGAGCCGTGGCCGTCGATGCTGCGCACCATCTGGGGCGACGACCAGCGGTTCATCGACACGTACTGGTCGCGCTTCGAGGGCATGTACTTCGCCGGCGACGGCGCCAAGAAGGACGAGGACGGCGACATCTGGCTGCTGGGCCGGGTCGACGACGTCATGCTCGTCTCCGGGCACAACATCTCCACCACGGAGGTCGAGTCCGCGCTCGTCTCGCACCCGTCGGTCGCCGAGGCGGCCGTCGTCGGCGCCGCCGACGAGACCACCGGTCAGGCCATCGTCGCATTCGTCATTCTGCGGGGCACGGCCAGCGAGAACGCCGACCTCGTCGCGGAGCTGCGCAACCACGTGGGCGCGACGCTCGGACCGATCGCCAAGCCGAAGCAGATCCTGCCGGTGGCCGAGCTGCCGAAGACCCGCTCCGGCAAGATCATGCGCCGCCTGCTGCGCGACGTCGCCGAGAACCGTCAGCTCGGAGACGTCACCACGCTGACGGACTCGTCCGTCATGGACCTGATCCAGACGAAGCTGCCGAGCACGTCCAGCGAGGACTGA
- a CDS encoding oxidoreductase — MSTHASDPLAALGSLPGVADSVDSVRKAVDRVYGHRVMRRRSNEITSEAALRGARGSAALSGADWALEEVRRRTDFGGDGEARTVGGALRLSAEAGQLLSIWRQSPLRVLARLHLVAVGETERAAGAADSVGRPRQGGERVDEPLIEAPLPDPAEVAGRLEGLSELIIAGGTAPALVSAAVVHGELLALRPFTSRNGLIARAAERIVLIGSGLDPKAVCPAEVGHAEQGRAAYVAAFEGYLSGTPDGMANWIAHCGRSVELGVRESTAVCEALQRGAA; from the coding sequence ATGAGTACGCACGCCTCTGACCCCCTGGCCGCCCTGGGCTCCCTGCCGGGTGTCGCCGATTCGGTGGACTCCGTACGCAAGGCCGTCGACCGGGTCTACGGGCACCGCGTGATGCGGCGCCGCAGCAACGAGATCACCTCGGAAGCCGCGCTGCGCGGCGCGCGTGGCTCGGCCGCGCTGTCCGGCGCCGACTGGGCGCTGGAGGAGGTCCGACGGCGTACCGACTTCGGCGGAGACGGCGAGGCCCGGACGGTCGGCGGGGCGCTGCGGCTGAGCGCCGAGGCGGGCCAGCTCCTCTCCATCTGGCGCCAGTCGCCCCTGCGTGTGCTCGCCCGGCTGCACCTGGTCGCGGTGGGTGAGACCGAGCGCGCGGCGGGCGCGGCCGATTCCGTGGGCCGGCCGCGCCAAGGCGGCGAGCGGGTGGACGAGCCGCTGATCGAGGCCCCGCTGCCCGATCCGGCGGAGGTCGCGGGGCGCCTTGAGGGGCTCTCGGAGCTGATCATCGCGGGCGGTACGGCTCCGGCCCTGGTGAGCGCGGCCGTGGTGCACGGCGAACTCCTCGCGCTGCGCCCGTTCACCTCGCGCAACGGGTTGATCGCGCGGGCCGCCGAGCGGATCGTGCTGATCGGCAGCGGGCTCGACCCCAAGGCGGTCTGTCCGGCCGAGGTCGGCCACGCCGAGCAGGGGCGGGCCGCGTACGTAGCGGCCTTCGAGGGCTACCTGTCCGGGACGCCGGACGGCATGGCGAATTGGATCGCCCACTGCGGCCGGTCCGTCGAGCTGGGCGTCCGGGAGTCGACAGCGGTCTGCGAGGCGCTGCAGCGCGGCGCCGCCTGA